The DNA window tatacatacatatatttacgTCACATATGTGCACATCTGTCATTTATACGTGAAATATTGACAAAAACTGGATTTAAAAGAAACTGTCTAGCTATGTTTCCTGCATATTTTTGGGATTTCAATCAACGCTTTTGAGTGACATTTTGTCGCAGTTGGGTACGAATTGAATATATACGCAATTTATTAACCAAAAGCAATTTTCAAGCGAGTATGGTAGGTTTTTAATGAACGGTACTTGAATAGTGAGAAGGTCATTGGTGGTCCTGCACAGAATCCTATAATCGAAAACTATGAGATACAATATCAATTCTTTTAGATCTCTACATTTTGATAACGGAGAAAAAAGGGTACCGCTTAAGGCGAATTGAGAAAAGATAggggaatttttgaggaaaaaaagattatttttgaaaaattctgttgtttatttaaagATTTCTATTTCATTGATCTTTTGATCCTTTTTCACGTCTTTAACGTCTCTTTCCTAAAAGTTCCTCTACGAACGTTTCGGGAAAAATTTCGCCCCAAAATTTATGTCCGTCCAAGGTTTGATAAATTGCTCAAAATCCTTCCAAACACCTCGACCATGACCGAACATCTATCCCTGGAAAATTAATTCGTTTCAGATTCATCAAATGCGGCAAACGATTTTCATAACGTCGTTCTTGGCAATTTTATCGATCTGTCTCATTTTACCGGTTGTATTCTCAGCTACTGTACGATCCTTTACCGGTCTAGGACAGTACGTCACACATAAGAAGGTAAACGTGTTCTTTGACGAAGTTTGAGCGAAAATAGAGTATTtgctaaagaaaatttttggaccTAAATAATACTggacatcaatttttttaaaattagcaTTCCTGAGTGTGATCGTGTCCCTGCAACCAatatagatgatttttttttatcacagaAGTGGTTCTGAACGCATGAAAGAAGCACAGACAGCTATTTTCTGcgttttatcctttatttcggTAGTTAcagtaattcaaaaaaaaatgctgacgTATTCCTTCGTGAAAATACCGCGCAACACTGTTGGAGAATAGCATAGCGCAgatttattatcatttccttccttttttctcagaaattgttTGGCTGTTCAAACGTGCCCAAAGGCGCTAAATGGGGCAATTTTGGGGCCTATAGAAAGAAGTAGCTGTTCCACGCTGAGACGTTTGAGCGCGCAACGTTGTTTTTAGGCTTCACCGTCACAGCGACTTCTTTCATTAGACCCCCAAATTGCCCCATTCAGCGCCTTTGGGCACTTTGAGAGCCGAACGTTGTTTTGAGGCTTCACCctcaacttttttccaaacactTTTTACATTAATTCATTATTCCCCTCTTTCACGCCTTTCCAAATATCCAAAATAGACTTACGATAGGGTGTTggctttttcaaaatattcaagaGCTCTATCAAAAATTAGTTAATTTTCTAACGCTAATCCCCTTATATCTTTTCAGGAAACGTACGATGTCGTCAAGTACATGTGTGTGGATGGAATGCGTCGTGATGTAAAACTTCTGGTGGTCGCTTTTCTAATTGTTTTCGCCTTTGTCTTACCGTGCTCACTACTAACATTCTTCTACACAAAAATTGTCCTTCGACTACGAAGACAGCAGAGGTGTGTGTGCGATTTGTTGTCCTCCTTCTTGGGCGAGAACTGGTTCCCTATTAATtataaacattatttttaGGACTATGTTGCAGTCACGGATTCCGATTCGTCGGATTACAATTTATACGATGGCCGTAACGTTATTCTACTTATCCTGTCAAGTGCCATTTTGGTTACCGCAAATTTACGGTATCGTATGCATGGTGTTCGGCTACAAGGTCAACCCAAGCTATATTACATTGACTGTGAgatattttctgaatttttaattaattttagtttttctttaagaattttagttattttcaAAGTATAAGGAGAATTAGTGGAATTAAATTACTTCCCCTTTATTTAAAGCAACATACAGGCTAAAGAGGGGGCAAACAAGCACatcgaactttttttcaatccgGGAGTTCTTGGCAAACACCTTCGATTGTGAAAAACTTCCTAATGGGATCTGATCAGATAAGGTGCATGaagtgaaattaaataataaaataaaataataatggaatgaaatatacagtaataataataataataataataataataataataataataataataataataataataataataatataattaataagaatgttctggaaaaaaaaagtgtaaaagagaggcatttttttttcaaataaaggcCTCCCAGGATAACCTTTGAAATATCTTCTCAGTGATGTGCACAATTCTAAAAATATCGCTCAAATCCGATATCCAGATGACGTTATTCGCCTAAAAAAGTTAAACGTGATCCTGCGAAAGCACTTAATCAGTTTCTACTTTTAGTACTACTCTCATCTATTGCCTTTCGTTTCTGCATCGTTCAATTGGATCTTCTATGCTCGATTAAACAgccaatttaaaaaaggactCGTGTTGGTCACCGAAAGGCTAATACGTAAAAGGACCAAGTAAGATTCCAAATTTATCATTAAGTATCTAACTTGACATcgttaaaatgaaatgaaacacaTTCTGAACTTCTGGAGGTTTTAGAACATTATTTCTAGCTCAAGTGTATGGTCGACGGAACCATTTGCTTGTTCGTCACAATTTGTTctcgtttatttgtttgttcttttaaaattaaacataAGATCACCTGAAAGTGGTCTTTACTGCTCGGATCGCCAGGAGTAGAAAGTTCTCTCTTTTAGTTTTGAATGACTTGAAAAGCTTGCAGTCGTCAATCGTCATTAATTGTATTTTAAACTCAATTCCTCAGCCACTTCTCCCTCAGGAAACCACAGGAGTTTTCTTTATCAAAAATGCTACCACAACTTTCTTTAATGCATTTAAATATCTTCATTAAGTGCAGATCTAGGTTTTACATAGAACATATAAGCAAAGATTAGGTTTCTTTGGTTATAAAATTGGTTGAAGTAATTAGCCGCACATTTCTGCCttgatattttgatattttgagGAGAATTTAGTCAGTTTAACCAAAATGGAATTTTGTCTGCTTTGGTGCGAGAAAAAGTTTACGTGAACTCCCTGCAAATTGATAGTGATTActgttgaatttcttttcgtgGAAGCTGTATATCAGAGCGCTCTGCTACTAACTAACAGACCCCGGCATCGATAGCTGAGGCCTGGCCACCACTGCACGCATCCGGAGAGGAATGTGTTGGATTAAGGCATCGGACGGGGCGGCCTTACCCCGCCCGACCACCTCTGTACCGATCCGGCAGCGGTGCAACGGTTCCGCTCCCCGTGTGTCGTCTTGCCCTGTCTCTAGGGTCCTTCGCACCGTGCCTTTTATGTGTCACATCCGTgattataaatatttcatcGGTAGAACATCCACACAATGAAAGTGATTAGACACAATAACTCTGCAGTAATGTATAACGAATCATATCACGAGTACTCAATGAGTCCATGGTTATAggttatgtttctttttgggAGGATTAAGACGGTGGATGGTCTTCGGTTCAGTCCTTCGTCTCTAAGTGGCTTTCCGGGGTTCTCCTCAGAATGCCAGCGGTTTCAAAATCCAGTCGGATTcaagtaaagaataaaggataacgtgAACGGCGCTTATCAATCGCTACAAGGCTCCCCTCTcaacttttcttcagaatcggaggaggtttatgaacacgcGTGCAGcattacaatgacttgcgcttgatatattatttcatatgttatattatgttttacatcctccaagacaagtctgttaccaatttatctaccccGAGCTGCTGAAGGACTTGCTTGGCACCAGGGGGTTCTCGAACCAACATCGATCGTGCACTAACAGCGGATCcctttaccgactgcgctacacgcgATCATAGATTTACATGTTTTCGGAGTCCACTTGAGAACGAAAGAAATTCCGAATTCACGACGCACGCAAACACGTGATGATGGGACTTGGattttggaaaagaagatTGAGAAATATGTTTTTTGGGGGGGTAAGGGGAAAgggagagggaaaaaaaaaaaaaaaaaaaaaaaggattgcagaaaaaaaaaaaaaaaaaaaacgggggagaggggggggggggggaaaaaaaaaaaaaaaaagggaaatgggTCTGAATAATTAGAACGCCAGACCTTATATATTTGTCGGTCGTGGGAAAGTTACAGTATGAAGTGATTGCGTGGCGAGGTACTGTCGTCGCAACGAAATAAGTGATCCTCAGGCAAAACAATCGGTGTGgttccaacaaaaaagtgtttagTTATGAAGTTAATAAGATTTTGGTGCTACCTTTTTGGTTTCTCTTTGcttaagaagttttttctttctcttttgcaAGGGtaatactttttcttcaaatttcattaTATGTTTTTACGgttttgaaaatgattttattaAGGTCACTTCAACTACAAAACGGTCAAATACGCGACCGAGAACTCGACGATGTTGCTCTTGATCTAATTTCAAAGTCAGACGATGTTATGACGATGTGCCCGAATTGTGAGGTTTGTGCTagatatttttgcaatttacGACTACATTGAGATTAAAAGACATGTGAATTTCTTCAAGTGATGAAGAAATATTAGTAATTATAGCTGTAGAATGGTTTTTAAAagcttcttttacttttttatctgAAGCATTCTCGAACGTATGTAGGTACTGAATAGTTGtctttcaataaaaaataaaaatggaaccaaaatttgaaattgctaTAAATCATTCAATGAAGAATCAACATACGgtttgtttacaaaaaacaGACTGAGTCTCAAGAAAACTCACTCAATCTTATCTATATCGTTTTCTTACTTAGGTGCGAtcactgtagaaaaaaaagcgaaaggtTTGTAGCTAATTCACCGTTGCGTTAGAAAAAGCTTACTAGCTAGTCCTAGTATTTGGttgatgcaaaaataatgcatgTTTTTTGTTGCCTTATCTTCGCGACAAATTTTTCCCGATTAAACTTACCTTTAATTTTGGAAGCCGTAAGTGCATTTTGTAGTGCATTTCGTTGGGGTTATCAGTGCTGCAGCGATTTTGAACGAAAATCAGTATTTGGTCAGCACCATAACTTTGGAGATAATATGTCCAGGCTTTTcaccaaaatttcttttacgGGATCAACCTGTGCTGGTCTGCGGCGGACTGAGCTCGAAATATCAACGCTGCTTGGGGTGAGAGATGCACCACCAAATCCACCGTACGCTTTTGGTTTCAAAGGTTTTGTTTTGGCGATATGAGCCTCGAAGATAAGGAAGGTCGCGGCGGCCCTCCTAAAAATGGCGACCACCTGATGAAGACAGTCATCGAAGATGATAAGCTCAAAACTACACCGGAGGTTGCCCAAGAATTAGGCGTTAACCACTCAATAGTCGTCCGCCATTTGCAGAAAAGTAAAAGGTGAAAACGTTGAACAAGTGGATGCCGCATGAATTAAGTGAGTCCCAAAGAAACCACCGTCTTGAGATCTGGTTAATGCTTCTGTTAAGCAGCAAGAACGGTCCATTTTTTGACCGTATGGTTACTTGCGGTGAGAAATGGATCTTTTACGACAACAGGAAACGTCCTACTCAATTGATGGATCAGCATCAAACTCCCAAGCACTTCTCGAAGCCGAAAATGCACCCGAAGAAGACAATGCTGACTGCACGGTGGCGTGGTATAGGTGTAATTCACTACAGCTTCATGAAACCTGGGGAGACATCATCGCGGAGAAGTACTGTAAAGAACTGAACGAAAGGCACTGGAAATTCCAACTTCTTCGCCTGGCGTTAGTGAACAGAAAGGTTCCGACTCTTCTACACGACCACTTGACACATTTCAAATGTGACGCTACTGAAGTTGAACGAGTTATGCTACGAGACTCTGCCTCACTCACCATATTCGTCAAATCTTTCGCCAACCGAATACCGGTTGTTCAGACATCTGGAGCACCTGTCTAAGAGGTGAGATCTTCCAGAAGCAAGGTGATGCGAACAACGTCTTCCGGAAGTTCGTGAACACCAAAAGCTTGGACTTTTATACAGGGAGAATAAGCGAACTTGTTTCTTATTGGAAAAGATGCGAGGACTGTAGCGGTTCTTATATCGATTGATAAAGTTAATTTTGAGGCCATTTATAGCGTTTCgtgtttgaaaaagaagtgagtgtttgaaaacgcgcattatttttgcaccaacctaatatctTCTGGATAACCCATTCTTCTCGTTTTAAATGCTATTTCCGGCGCTACGGTAACGGTTCACTTACTTGTAGAACAAACTAATTAAACGATTA is part of the Necator americanus strain Aroian chromosome V, whole genome shotgun sequence genome and encodes:
- a CDS encoding hypothetical protein (NECATOR_CHRV.G20343.T1); protein product: MLPAAVDGEYPPPPLVGRPFAQTAIPYSILFVVGTLGNTAVLAYVFFITRSLKSSVTALGNTFVYIVALCAVDLLVTVSIPFSLSNTILNNWVFGEVGCKLHWAVELSNKMCSTFLLTALAFDRYMAICHPEYKRIHQMRQTIFITSFLAILSICLILPVVFSATVRSFTGLGQYVTHKKETYDVVKYMCVDGMRRDVKLLVVAFLIVFAFVLPCSLLTFFYTKIVLRLRRQQRTMLQSRIPIRRITIYTMAVTLFYLSCQVPFWLPQIYGIVCMVFGYKVNPSYITLTYYSHLLPFVSASFNWIFYARLNSQFKKGLVLVTERLIRKRTKSLQLQNGQIRDRELDDVALDLISKSDDVMTMCPNCEAQLTFKPSNGKLLSTAVATP